CCATGCGCAGGGAGTCGAGGGAGAAGCTCTCGAGATACTCCTTGCGTCGATTTGGATCGGGCCGCGGCCCATCGCTAGCCGCGGGGGCGCGCTGCGCCAACTCCGTGTCCGGCTTGAAGGGCGAGCGGAGCTTCGTGGCTGAATACTCGAAACTTTCGTAACTCTTGATCTCGGGCAGCGGTTCGATGCGCCCACCCGGACGCCCCTTGATCGACTGCGTGTAACGCTGCAGATCGGACATATCCCGGTTCACGCAGCCACCGAGGAGTAAAATGGCGCCCAGGGGCGCCAGCGTGATGAGTGTTCGCCACACGGGACTTGATCGTCGTAACGGGTCGATAGCGTTGGGTTTACTCACTGGCCCGTACTCTCATCTTCGTCGTCCAGATAGCGATAGGTCTTGGCGGTGATGTCGAGCTCAAGGCTGTTTCCGATCACCGACGCGGGCAGGTCGTCGTTGCGTCGACTGCCCCTACCGGATCCAGTAGGTTTGATCGTGATGTTGTGCAAGGTCACGATGCGCGGCAACGAAGCGATGCCGCTCACGAACTGACCGAACTCGTGGTAGCTACCGTTTAGTCGGATGCGGATCGGCAGCTCTGCGTAGAAGTCTCGCTCGATCTCCTGGCTCGGCTGGAAGAGCTCTTCCTCCAGGCCAGCGGCGAGGCCGGTCTGCGAGATGTCTGTCAGTAGGTTCGGCACCTCGGTCTGCCCTGGGAGCTGGCGCAGCATGGTGCCGAACTCCTGCTCCATCTGGCCGAGCTGTACCTTGTAGGCATCGAAGTTGGCCGCCAGGCGCTGCTTGGCTTCGAAGCGTTGACGTAGGGACTGCTCTCGGCCCTGCACCTTCTCAAGTTCTTCCACCTTCGACTTGACCACGAAGTAGTACATGCCGCCGGCGGTGACGCCGACGAAGATCAAGATGATGAAGATGCCACGGAAGACGAGGGGCCAGCGGCCGATGTCGTTGATGTCTAGGTTGCGAAGCTGCTCCAAGAAATTCATGAGGCTGCCTCGTCGGGCGTTTCCGTCTCGGGGGCGCCCTGGCTCACGAAGATCGTGAACTCAATCGACTCGCCGCGCTTCTCCAGGATGTTCAGACCGGCGTCCTTGAACCACGGAGAGGTGTCCAGGTCGCGCATGTAGTTGGATACGCGCGTAGAGGACTGGGCGACGCCCTTGATCAAGATTCGCTTGCTGTTCTGCTGCACGCTCTCCAGGTAGACCCCTTCGGGTAGCGTGCGCACTAGCTCATCGAACAAGTGCACCATCACGGGGCGGCTGCGCTGCAGCTCATCGATGATGCCCATGCGGGCGATTAGCCGATCGCGGAGGTCCTCCAGGGCGCGGATTTCCTCGATTTGCTTGTCCAGCTCGGCGATCTGGGTGTTGAGGTACTTGTTTCGGTCGCGCTGGTGGTCGATGCGAGCCTGGTAGGTGGTGGCGGCGTACCACACCACGAAGGCGCCTAGCGCCACGGCCACGCCAGCGGCGATGCCGAAGTTCTTCTGCCGTTCTTGTCGGAGCTCTTCGCGCCAGGGCAGTAGGTTAATGCGAGGCATCGGTTACTCCGTTAGTCGAAGCTGCGCAGGGCCAGGCCGCACGCCGTGAGTAGGGCCGTGGCGTCGGTGGTCACGCCCGCGGCTTTGGCGCGCGAGGACACCTTCAGGGTACCGAGCGGGTCGCCCTTCACCGTAGGGATGCCCACCTTGCTCTGAATCAGTTCTGCCGCCCCGGGGATGTTGGCGCAGCCGCCGCAGACGACGATTTGATCAGGTTGCTCGCGGTTCGAGCCGGACGCCAGATAAAACTGTAGTGAGCGGCTTACCTGCTGGGACATGTCGTCGATGAACGGCTCAAGGACTTCCGGCCCGTAGTTGCTCGGCAATCCGCCTTCTTTCTTGAGGCGGCCGGCTTCGCCCATCGATACGCCGTAGGTTCGCATGATCTCTTCGGTGAGCTGTTGGCCGCCGAAGGCGAAGTCGCGTGTGTAGTCCACGCTGAGGTTAGTGAGCACGCTGAAGGTGGTGCTGCTGGCGCCGAAGTCGACTACCGCGACGGACTTACCGACGCCCTCATCGGGCATCTGGTGACGCATCAGCTGGCAAGCGTTTTCGAGCGCGAAGGCTTCCACGTCGACGAGGCGAGCCTTCAAGCCAGCAGCCTCCACCGCGGCTTGGCGCTGCTCCACGTTCTCAGAGCGTGTAGCCACGAGGAGCACGTCGGACATGCCGGTGTCCTCATTCCTGCCCAACACTTCGAAATCGAAGCTAACCTCTTCCAAGGGGAACGGGATGTACTGATCGGCTTGCAAGCTGATCTGGTCCTCGAGGTCGGCCTCGCTCAAGGACGCAGGCATCTGGATGACCTTGGTAATAGCAGCATCGCCGCTGATCGCGACGGCTGCCTCCTTGGCCTTCGCGCCAGCGCGGCGGACCGCTCGTCTAATCGCCTCGCCGACCGCGTCAACGTCGATCACGCTTTTCTCGTTCACCGCGTTGACGGGCGTCGGCTCGGCGGCGTACGCGTCAACGCGATAGGTGCCCCCAGCGTCCGACAGCTCAAGGAGCTTCACGGAGGAGGTCGTTATGTCAAGGCCCAGAAGAGGCCTTACTGTGTTGCCGAACAGCGTCAGTTTTGCCATGTGGAATAGGGAGTTGGCTCAAAAATGTGTGCAGTCACACGAGCTTTCGTTGACTATATACCAAACGCTGGAGGGCGCAAGGCGGGACATATGTTCAACCCGCCGGGGATGCCCTTGCAACCAGCAGGACCTTGTCGACGCTCCGGCGCCGGGCGCGCTGCCCACGGTCGTCCTGGAGGGGTCGGCAGCCCGCGCGCGACAATAGCGTGCCGCACCAGCCGCGATTTATAGCAGCCGTTCTTGTCAACCTTCGTGAAGCATTTCACACAAAGCGGCGAATCGGGACGAGCGGTCACGATATACTCCCGATCTCCGCGTACGGGGACGCGAATTGCACGCGTTCTATGCCCATCACCACACCCGCTGACGCCCGTTCGGTAGCCGATGAAGCCTGTCGTAAAGCTCCTCTCCGTCCTGCTCTCCCTCACCTTCGCTGGCGGCGCCTTCGCCCTGCTGGCCGCGGCGGCGGCCTACATGTTTGTGGCCGAGTCGCTGCCGGACGTGGATACGCTGAAGAGCGTGCAGCTGGAGGCGCCGATGCGGGTCTACTCCCGCGACGGCCTGCTGATCGGCGAATTCGGCGAAAAGCGGCGCATTCCGGTGTCCTACGAGCAGCTGCCTCAGCAGGTGATCGACGCCTTCGTGGCGGCGGAGGACGACCGCTTTTTCGAACACCCCGGGGTTGACTACCAGGGGCTCGCGCGGGCGGTGCTGGTGCTGGCGCGCACGGGGCGGGGCAGCCAGGGCGGCAGCACCATTACGATGCAGGTGGCGCGCAACTATCTGCTGACCCTTCGCCACTCCTACGTGCGCAAAGTGCGCGAGATTTTCATCGCTCTGAACATGGAACGCGTGCTCAGCAAGCAAGAGATCCTCACGCTCTACCTGAACAAGATCTTCTTCGGCCAGCGAGCCTACGGCGTGGCGGCAGCCGCCGAGGTGTACTTCGGCAAGCAGCTGCACGAGCTGCGACTCGATGAGATCGCCATTCTGGCTGGCATCCCCAAAGCGCCCTCCGACCTGAACCCGGTCAGCAATCCCGATCGCTCTAGGAGCCGGCGCGACTACGTGCTGCGCCGGATGCGCGAGCTGGGCTACATCGGTGCGCAAGCGCACGAGCTGGCGCTGGCGCAGCCGATTAGCGCGTCCATCCACGGGCCGCGGGTAGAAGGCGAGGCGGCCTACCTGGCAGAGCTGGCCCGGGCGGAGATGGTGGAGCGGTACGGCGAGCGTGTGTACGGCAGTGGCCTGCGCGTCGTCACCACCTTAGATTCCGAGCGCCAGGAAGCGGCGGTGGCAGCCGTTCGCGACGCGTTGTTGCAGTACGACCGTCGCCACGGGTACCGCGGTCCGGTGGATCTGCGCGACCTGGAAGAGGTCGGTCGGACGCCTGAGCAGCTCGACGCGATGCTCGGCGAATACCCTGACCTGCCCTTGCACGAGCTCGCCGTGGTGACGGATGTCGACGAGGCCCGGGCACTCGTGCACGTGATTGCGCGGTCGCCGGGGCAGGTGCCGCTCGACGGCGTAAAGTGGGCCCGTGATTACATCGATGAGTCTCGCGCGGGCGGCACGCCGGCCCGTGTAGGGGACGTGCTCGCCGTCGGCCAGGTCATCTACGTGCAACCGATGGAGGCCGCCGACGCTGGGCAAGCCACGCAGGCGGACTCCCCAACGCCCGACGACCCTGGATTAGCGCCGGTACCCGTGCTGTGGAAGCTCGGTCAAGCGCCGGCGGTTCAAGGTGCCCTTGTTTCCCTCGATCCTCGCGACGGTGCGGTGTCGGCCATGGTTGGCGGTTACGACTTCCGTCTGAGCAAGTTTAACCGCGTGAGTCAGGCCAAGCGCCAGCCGGGATCATCATTCAAACCCTTCGTCTACTCGGCCGCCCTGGAAAACGGCTTCACTGCCGCCAGCGTGCTGCCGGACGCGCCGGTGGTCTACGACGACCCGGGCATGGAAGAGGCTTGGCGCCCGGAGAACTACGAGCGAGAGTTCCGCGGCCCCATGCGCCTGCGTGAGGCGCTGGTAGCCTCGCGGAACTTGGTGTCGATTCGCCTGCTCCGCGAGGTCGGGATTCGCCAGGCCATCGCCCACATCGGCGAGTTCGGTTTCGATCCCAAGGAGCTGCCGGCGAGCCTTTCCCTAGCGCTTGGTAGCGCGAGCCTCACGCCTCTGCAGGTGGCCACCGGTTACGCCGTGTTGGCTAACGGAGGCTTTGCGGTGAGCCCCTATCTGGTCGACCGGGTAGAAAGTGCCAATGGCGAGGTGCTGTTCGAGGCGACTCCGAGGATCGCATGCTTGCCTTGCGAGCGTGCCCTGGAGCTGGGAGCCCTCGATGCGGCGGACGGCGCTTCGGCGGCTGCCGACGCCGACCGTGGCGTAGTCGCTCGCCTGGCGTCCTTGGACTCCGATGTGGCAACGGCGACGACCTCGGCGAGTGACATGCTTCCGGCCGAGTGGCCGAGCGCCGATGTGGCCTGCAGCCGCGTAGAAGGTTTCACCGGTGGCTATCCCATCGCTAGCATGGCGCCGCGCGTTGTGTCCCCGCAAAACGTCTACATCATCACCGACATGATGCGCGACGTGGTGCGCCGGGGCACTGGGCGTGCGGCCTACCGCCGCCTGCAGCGCAACGATCTGGCAGGCAAGACGGGAACCACCAACGAGCAGCGTGACGCGTGGTTCAGCGGTTTCAACGCTGACCTTACGGCGACGGTCTGGGTGGGCTTCGATGAGTTCACGCGCCTCGGGCGCGGCGAGGTGGGCGGCCGTGCGGCCCTGCCGGCGTGGACGGACTACATGGAGTCCGTGCTGACAGGGCGGGCAGAGCATTCGCTATCCGAGCCCTACGGGTTAGTGCGGGTCAAGATCCGTCCGGACACGGGCGAGTTAGCCCGAGCTGGAGAGAGCGGCTGGGTCCAGGAGATCTTCCGCCAGGGCAACGCGCCGGAGGCGGCCCTGGATGAGCAAGTTCCCTCCTTCTTTAACGATACAGGCGATGGCGACGCGGAAGACGAACCGATCTTCTAGGGGGCGCGGTGCCCGCGGTAGCGCGCGCCGGGCGTCGGCCCACGGCCAGCAGGCGGCGGATCAGCAACGTACGGTGATCGCCCAGCAGGCAGCGCGCCTGGTGCTCGATCAGGGTATCCGCGATTACGGAGTGGCCAAGCGCAAGGCCGCGGAACGCCTGGGTGCAGTGTCGGCCGCATTGCTGCCGAGCAACCGCGAGGTCGAGCAAGCCGTACTCGAACACCGTCGCTTGTTCGGCGGGAGTGCCGCGCTCGATCAGCTTCATGAGCTGCGCAAGGGCGCGCTAGAGGCTATGCGGTTTTTCTCCGCCTATGCGCCTCGCCTGGTTGGCGCCGTACTGAGCGGAGCCGTGTCCGAGCACACGCCGATCACCCTGCATCTGCACACGGACACCGCGGAAGACGTGCCCCGGCGTCTGCTCGACGCCGACATGAGCTTTGACACCTCGGACGTACACCTGCGCTACCTCAGCGATCGAACGCAACGTTGCCCACGCCACCAGTTCTCGGTTGATGGTCTCGACTATGAGGTCTTGGTGTTGGCGGTGGATGCGATTCGCGAGGCGCCCGCCAGTCCGGTGGATGGACGGCCCGAGCGTCGCGCGAGCCTAAGCGAGGTGGAAGCTCTAGTGGCCAAGCCACCGGAGCCTCCTGCCGACCTGCCTGTGGCCGACTAGGCGCTCTTCCTCAACCGTGTATTTTCTGCGGACCTTATCGACGCGTGCGGCTGTCTTGCGTCGGCTCGGCGCCAGACTTAAATGGCGGGGCGATCCCTTGAGGATGGGGAAGTTAGCGGCTTTGAACCGAGCCCCCTATGCTCGCAGCCAGCTCAACAAGCGTCCAGTCTCGCGCGTCAATCCGATCCTCACCGTCTTCTCATACCGACTCCGGTGATCGCCGTAAGTGACGGTAATGTGACGGCTTTTACGCCGCTTCTGGGGGCTGTGGATAACTGTGTGGATTACGCGACTGGTCAGAACTTCACCAGCTTGTCTCAGATTTATAGACAGCCCAGCGGAATTTTCTAGACGAAAGCTTGACAGCTTTTCTTTTCAGTGAGTTATGAGTGCAGCAAAAATCCGTGAAGATGACAGTCTGATGTCAACCCGCGATGTCACCTCTGTGCTGCTTAGTGTGAATAACGACGAGTTAGGCTGGTGGCTCAATCGATAAATCGGCTTTGTAGGTCGTTCAAGAAGGCGCGCCCGCGGCTGGTTGGCTGCCAGTGGCCGTCAACCGGTTGACGCATTAGGCCATCCACCGCGGCGGCTTCCAGACGCGGACGGATCAGCTCCCGGGAAACGCCGACGCGCTTCTCGAAGATCTCCTCGGAGAAACCGCCTACCAAGCGAAGGGCGTTGAGCATGAATTCTCCGGCGAGCGCTTGCCCCAGGATGGTCTCTGAATGCGCCACTCGCTGCGGTGTTTTCGCCGCCGTCAGGTAGCTGCGGGGGCTTCGCGCCTTGCGCGTGCGGGTGATACTGCTGACTCGATGGGAGTGCTCATCGAGGTTGGAGCGCTTGCTGTGGGCGCCCGCGCCTATGGCCAGGTAATCACCGAAGCTCCAGTAGTTGAGGTTGTGGCGCGCGCGGGCGTCGTCTCGGCATGCGTAGGCGGATACCTCGTAGGCGCGCAATCCGGCGCGCTCGAGTCGTGCTTCGCTGGCCTCACGCATATCGCCTGCGAGGTCTTCTTCGGGCAGCCCGGCTGGCTCGTAGCGTGCGAACACCGTATTCGGCTCGATCGTTAGCTCATAGTGCGATAGGTGTTCAGTCCCGTAGTCGATTGCTCGCGCAAGGTCTTCTAGACAGCCGTCGAGAGTTTGCCTGGGGAGTGCGTACATCACGTCGAGATTGATGCGGTCGAAGTGAGCCTGTGCCTCGCGAATCGCGCGATCGGCCTGTTGCGCGTCGTGAATGCGCCCTAGGTCGCGCAGGTGTCCTTCGTGGAAAGACTGAATTCCTAGTGATACGCGATTGATGCCTGCCGCACGCAACTCGGAAAAGGTGCCGCGTTCAACGGTCCCCGGATTGACCTCTAGGGTGATCTCCATTTGCTCGGGGCAGGGCAACGTGCGCGCGATGCCGTCCAAAAGGCGGCCGAGCTCGTTTGCGGGCAGCAGGCTCGGTGTTCCACCACCGATGAAGATACTCGTTAGGTTTCCCCCTGGCCAGGGAGCCTGCTCTAGGTCGAGTCGAAGGTCGTCGAGGAGTGCATCGACGTACTCCGTGGCGGGTAGTTCGCCGCGCAGATGGTGGGAGTTGAAGTCGCAGTACGGGCATTTGCGCACGCACCATGGGATGTGCACGTACAGGGTCGTTGGTAGGTGCGCAGGTGGCGCTTGTGGGCGCTGAGGGCGCGAGCCCTCGGGCGCGATGCCTGCGTGCGGCGGTGATGCCACGGGTCTGTCAGCCGCCTGGCCTTGCCCGCATTCGCTCGGCCAGGCTGGCGAGTGCTTGGGCACGATGACTGACACGATTCTTCTGCTCTGCGCCGAGTTGGGCGGCCGTCTGCTCGTAGCCATCGGGCACGAACACAGGATCGTAGCCAAACCCGCCGTCTCCGCTGGGAGTGGTCGTGATCCGCCCCGGCCACCTGCCGTCAGCCAATAAGGGCATTGGGTCAGTTTCTGAGCGCATCAGTACCAGCACGCAGTAGAAGCTCGCCGTGCGCTCGCCGGCGGGAAGGTCTGTTAGGGCTCCGAGTAAGCGTGCCACGTTATCCGCATCGCCAGCGTAGGGGCCAGCGTAGCGCGCCGAGTGCACGCCGGGTGCGCCGCCGAGTGCGTCCACCAGAAGCCCTGAGTCGTCAGCCAGTGCGGGCAGTCCGCAGAGGCGTGCGGCATGGCGTGCTTTGATGATGGCGTTCTCGACGAAGGTCGTGCCCGTCTCGTCAGCGGTCGGCACGTCGAAGTGCGATTGGGGCACCACTTCGATCTGTAGCGGCGCAAGCACCGCAGTGAGTTCTCGCAGCTTGCCGGCATTTCCGGAGGCGAGTACGAGGCGCTCCATGATCGTGCCTGCCGTCAGTCGGTCGCCAGCGCCGTGCGCTGAAGACCTATCAGTACTTGGCAGCCGAAGGACGCCAAGTTGAGCATTTGATCGAGTTCCTCGCGCCGAAACGCGTGCCCCTCGGCCGTGCCCTGTACTTCTATGAAGGCGCCGGCGTCGTTCATGACCACGTTCATATCGGTCTCGGCTTGGCTGTCTTCTGCGTAGTCGAGATCGAGCACGGCCTGACCCTGGTAGATGCCTACGGAAACCGCCGCCAGATTGCCATGCAGCGGGCTTTCCTTCAGGGCGCCGGCGCGGATCAGGCCGTCGATGGCATCCGCGAGGGCCACGTAGCCGCCGCAGATGGAGGCGCAGCGGGTGCCACCATCGGCCTGCAGGACGTCGCAGTCGACAGTGATCGTACGCTCGCCCAGGGCGCTTAGATCACAGGCCGCGCGCAAGGAGCGACCGATGAGGCGTTGTATCTCCTTGGTGCGCCCGCCCTGGCCACGTGTCTCGCGAGCGCTGCGGGTCGTAGTGGCGCGGGGCAGCATGGCGTACTCGGCAGTCAGCCATCCGCTGCCGCTACCCCGACGGAAGGGCGGCACGCGCTCTTCCACGCTAGCGGTGCAGAGCACGTGCGTATCGCCGAAGCGCACCCGCACCGAACCCTCGGCGTGTCGGGTGAAGCCGCGTTCGAAAGTGACTTCGCGAAGTTGATCCAGCGCTCGGCCGCTTGGGCGCATCCGTTCGATATCCGTCCGTGGCGTGTAGGAAGTCTAGCTAGAGAGCAAACGTACCACTGCCGCGGTCGTGTTGTCGGCGTATGGAGAGTTGGCAGCGACGGCGATCGTCGCCAGCGCCTCTAGCTGCTGCTGCAGGTCATCAGACTCCTTCGCTCCAAGCGCAGCCACCTCGGTCTCCTTCAGTCCACCCCACAGGCCATCGGAACAGAGCAGGATCCGGTCGCCGGGTTCCAGCTTGCGCACGGGCGAGACGTCCATGCCTGGATACTCAGGTTCTCCCCCTAGGCAGAATTCGACGTAGTTGCGCATGGGATGGGTATGCATGTCTTCTTCGGAGATCAAGCCCTCGCGGCGCAGCAGCTCCACGTGGCTGTGGTCGCGCGTGCGCTGGAGTACACGATCGCCACGCAACAGGTAAATGCGACTATCGCCCACGTGGGCCCAGCACGCTTCGCCCTCTTGGATCAGGCAGGCGGCGCAGGTAGCACGCGGCTTGGACGCCATGGGCAGCGACTTGCCCAGGGTGACCACCGCATCGTGTGCATCGTTGATGGCGAGGCGCAGAAAGCCCATGGGGTCGACCAGGGGACGTGGGCTGGAACGAAAGGCATCGACGATCGTATCGATGGCGACCTGAGCCGCCTTCTCGCCGTCCGCGTGACCCCCCATGCCGTCGAGCACGGCGAGCAGGACGCAATCCTGCTCCGCGACGATGGCGACGCGGTCCTGGTTGGTCTCGCGCTCACCGGGGTGGCTGGTCTTCGCGGATTGAATTCGCAACGGGTGCTTTGGCTCGGTTGTCGGCCGCCGCTCAACGAGCGATCGATAGGCGGCCCTCGGCGGGCGATACGCTGACCGGCGGCATGTCACCTCTTGTGAACACCGCTGCTCAACTCAGAGTCTAGCGCTAACTTGCGAGTCACATCCTGCACGGCGTCTTCATTTCCTGCAACAATGCGAACGCAGTTCACACACCGCGAAAGACCCGTTTTCTGTGACCAGTAAACCCGCTCCCAAGCCCCTTCGTGGCATGACCGGCTACGCGCGACGGGAACTCCGTGGCGAGGGGCTGGGTATCGCCTGGGAGCTCCGTTCGCTAAACCACCGCTACCTCGATCTCTCTTTGCGCATGCCCGAGGAGTTTCGCTCCCTAGAGGCGAAGACCAGGGCGCTCCTCGGCGAGTCGCTGCATCGTGGCAAGGTCGAGGCGTCCCTGCGCCTGATCTCGGTCGACGCTGCCGGCGCGCAGCGTCTGGAGCTCGACCAGCACCTGCTCAAGCAGTTGCTGGGGGCTGTCGGTGAGGTGCGTCGCCAGGTCGCCGATCCCGGCGCAGTAGACCCCATGAACGTGCTCGCTTGGCCAGGCGTGCTCGCGAGTCCTGCGCCCGATCTGGCACCGCTGGTGGCCAAGGCCGAGGGCTTGCTGCGCGACACGCTCGGCGATTTGCTCGCGGCGCGCCAGCGCGAGGGTGAACGGATTCGTGAACTGCTGGAGGAGCGGGCGGGTGCTATCGGTGAGCAGGCCGCTGCGGTGCGCGAACAAGCACCAGCTGTCCGCCATGCTCTGCGCGCGCGCCTGGAGCGACGTTTGGTGAACCTGAACATCGAGTTCGACGACGGCCGCTTGGAGCAGGAGTTGGCGTTGGGGCTGACCCGTATCGACGTGGACGAGGAGCTCGATCGCCTGCAGGGCCACCTCGAGGATTTACGTCACGTGTTGGCCGAAGGGGGCCCCGTAGGGCGACGCCTGGACTTTCTCATGCAGGAGTTCAACCGTGAAGCGAACACCCTTGGCTCCAAAGCCCAAGACACGCACGGCACACGCGCCGCTGTGGAGTTGAAGGTTTTGATCGAGCAAATGCGTGAGCAGGTGCAGAACCTTGAGTGATTCCGCGGCGCCGCCAGGTGCCTTGTTCGTGATCTCGGCGCCGTCAGGTGCGGGCAAGACCAGCTTGGTGAAGGCGCTGATCGAGCGCCATCCAAACGCCTGCGCGGCTGTTTCCTACACCACACGAGCGCAACGTCCTCGTGAGGTGCATGGCAGGGATTACTTTTTCGTCTCCGCGGATGAGTTCTCCCAGCTGCGCCAGGCCAACGAGTTTTTGGAATGGGCCGAGGTGTTCGGCAATCACTATGGCACCAGCCGCACGCAGGTGGAGTCGTTGGTGCGCGAGGGGCATCGCGTCATCCTGGAGATCGACTGGCAGGGCGCGCGCCAAGTGCGCCAGCAGATGCCGGAGAGTCGTCTCGTGTTCATCTTGCCCCCGTCGCGGGAGGAGCTGGAGCGGCGCCTGCGCAGCCGAGCGACCGACGATGAGTCGGTGATCGCCCGTCGCCTGAGCGAGGCGGAGGGCGACATGGGGCACTGGGCCGAGTTCGACTACGTCATTGTCAACGACGATTTCGAGCGTGCGGTGACGGAGCTTTGTGACGTGCTGGACGGCAGGGGCAGTTCGCTGCGCACGGATCCTTCCCAACCGCCGTCACCTGCGGGCCACAAAGCTGGCTGATTCGGGTACGCTATGCGGTCGGGTGCTCGAATGGTGAGCACATCTGAATCGGATCCCACCTTGGACTGAGGACTGCATGGCCAGAATAACCGTCGAGGATTGCCTGGGAAGCGTCGACAACCGCTTCGAACTCGTGCTCGTGGCGTCAAAGCGCGCCCGCAAGCTCGCTAATGGCGCCGAGCCGTTCGTCGAGATCGAGAACGACAAACCCACGGTGGTCGCCTTGCGTGAGATCGCACTTGGCTACGTGGGGCCAGAGATTCTGGCCGAGCAAGAGGTGGTGGAGCCCGATCCGGTGGAAGCCGAAGCGCTCGCCGCGCAGGAATCCGCCGATGTCCCGGCCCAGCAGCCAGACCCCGAGGCGTAGCTCCGCACCTTTCGGTGCCCCAGGCCCTGCAGGCGCCCAGCGCCAGCGGGGCGTCGGCGGTCGCGCCCTGCCTCATCCGCCGCGCGGGGGAGGCCTCCGCTGACCGCCATCCCGCGTGGGCGCGAGTCTGCCGGTCTGCGCGAGCTGCTGGCGGCCACCCGCAAGTACCTCTCCGCCAGCCAAGTGGCGACGGTCCTCGATGCCTATCACTTCGCGGCGAGCGCCCACCGGGGCCAAACCCGGCGCACGGGCGAACCGTACATCACCCACCCGGTCGCCGTCGCGCGCATCCTGGCAGACCTGCACCTAGACCAGCCGAGCGTGGTCGCCGCCCTCCTGCACGACACAATGGAGGACACGGGCACCGCGCGGGCACAGATCGAAGAGCGCTTTGGTGGCCAGGTCGGCCACCTCGTCGACGGCGTTAGCAAACTCGAACAGATCCGCTTCCAGTCCAAGGCCGAGCAACAGGCGGAGAGCCTGCGCAAGATGCTGTTCGCGGTGACCGACGACATTCGCGTGATCGTGGTCAAACTCGCCGATCGCCTGCACAACATGCGAACGCTAGGCGCGCTAAAGCCCGAGAAGCGAAGG
This DNA window, taken from Pseudomonadota bacterium, encodes the following:
- a CDS encoding pilus assembly protein PilM, encoding MAKLTLFGNTVRPLLGLDITTSSVKLLELSDAGGTYRVDAYAAEPTPVNAVNEKSVIDVDAVGEAIRRAVRRAGAKAKEAAVAISGDAAITKVIQMPASLSEADLEDQISLQADQYIPFPLEEVSFDFEVLGRNEDTGMSDVLLVATRSENVEQRQAAVEAAGLKARLVDVEAFALENACQLMRHQMPDEGVGKSVAVVDFGASSTTFSVLTNLSVDYTRDFAFGGQQLTEEIMRTYGVSMGEAGRLKKEGGLPSNYGPEVLEPFIDDMSQQVSRSLQFYLASGSNREQPDQIVVCGGCANIPGAAELIQSKVGIPTVKGDPLGTLKVSSRAKAAGVTTDATALLTACGLALRSFD
- a CDS encoding type 4a pilus biogenesis protein PilO, with translation MNFLEQLRNLDINDIGRWPLVFRGIFIILIFVGVTAGGMYYFVVKSKVEELEKVQGREQSLRQRFEAKQRLAANFDAYKVQLGQMEQEFGTMLRQLPGQTEVPNLLTDISQTGLAAGLEEELFQPSQEIERDFYAELPIRIRLNGSYHEFGQFVSGIASLPRIVTLHNITIKPTGSGRGSRRNDDLPASVIGNSLELDITAKTYRYLDDEDESTGQ
- a CDS encoding PilN domain-containing protein is translated as MPRINLLPWREELRQERQKNFGIAAGVAVALGAFVVWYAATTYQARIDHQRDRNKYLNTQIAELDKQIEEIRALEDLRDRLIARMGIIDELQRSRPVMVHLFDELVRTLPEGVYLESVQQNSKRILIKGVAQSSTRVSNYMRDLDTSPWFKDAGLNILEKRGESIEFTIFVSQGAPETETPDEAAS
- the rdgB gene encoding RdgB/HAM1 family non-canonical purine NTP pyrophosphatase, giving the protein MERLVLASGNAGKLRELTAVLAPLQIEVVPQSHFDVPTADETGTTFVENAIIKARHAARLCGLPALADDSGLLVDALGGAPGVHSARYAGPYAGDADNVARLLGALTDLPAGERTASFYCVLVLMRSETDPMPLLADGRWPGRITTTPSGDGGFGYDPVFVPDGYEQTAAQLGAEQKNRVSHRAQALASLAERMRARPGG
- the rph gene encoding ribonuclease PH, with protein sequence MRPSGRALDQLREVTFERGFTRHAEGSVRVRFGDTHVLCTASVEERVPPFRRGSGSGWLTAEYAMLPRATTTRSARETRGQGGRTKEIQRLIGRSLRAACDLSALGERTITVDCDVLQADGGTRCASICGGYVALADAIDGLIRAGALKESPLHGNLAAVSVGIYQGQAVLDLDYAEDSQAETDMNVVMNDAGAFIEVQGTAEGHAFRREELDQMLNLASFGCQVLIGLQRTALATD
- the hemW gene encoding radical SAM family heme chaperone HemW; its protein translation is MHIPWCVRKCPYCDFNSHHLRGELPATEYVDALLDDLRLDLEQAPWPGGNLTSIFIGGGTPSLLPANELGRLLDGIARTLPCPEQMEITLEVNPGTVERGTFSELRAAGINRVSLGIQSFHEGHLRDLGRIHDAQQADRAIREAQAHFDRINLDVMYALPRQTLDGCLEDLARAIDYGTEHLSHYELTIEPNTVFARYEPAGLPEEDLAGDMREASEARLERAGLRAYEVSAYACRDDARARHNLNYWSFGDYLAIGAGAHSKRSNLDEHSHRVSSITRTRKARSPRSYLTAAKTPQRVAHSETILGQALAGEFMLNALRLVGGFSEEIFEKRVGVSRELIRPRLEAAAVDGLMRQPVDGHWQPTSRGRAFLNDLQSRFID
- a CDS encoding penicillin-binding protein 1A; protein product: MKPVVKLLSVLLSLTFAGGAFALLAAAAAYMFVAESLPDVDTLKSVQLEAPMRVYSRDGLLIGEFGEKRRIPVSYEQLPQQVIDAFVAAEDDRFFEHPGVDYQGLARAVLVLARTGRGSQGGSTITMQVARNYLLTLRHSYVRKVREIFIALNMERVLSKQEILTLYLNKIFFGQRAYGVAAAAEVYFGKQLHELRLDEIAILAGIPKAPSDLNPVSNPDRSRSRRDYVLRRMRELGYIGAQAHELALAQPISASIHGPRVEGEAAYLAELARAEMVERYGERVYGSGLRVVTTLDSERQEAAVAAVRDALLQYDRRHGYRGPVDLRDLEEVGRTPEQLDAMLGEYPDLPLHELAVVTDVDEARALVHVIARSPGQVPLDGVKWARDYIDESRAGGTPARVGDVLAVGQVIYVQPMEAADAGQATQADSPTPDDPGLAPVPVLWKLGQAPAVQGALVSLDPRDGAVSAMVGGYDFRLSKFNRVSQAKRQPGSSFKPFVYSAALENGFTAASVLPDAPVVYDDPGMEEAWRPENYEREFRGPMRLREALVASRNLVSIRLLREVGIRQAIAHIGEFGFDPKELPASLSLALGSASLTPLQVATGYAVLANGGFAVSPYLVDRVESANGEVLFEATPRIACLPCERALELGALDAADGASAAADADRGVVARLASLDSDVATATTSASDMLPAEWPSADVACSRVEGFTGGYPIASMAPRVVSPQNVYIITDMMRDVVRRGTGRAAYRRLQRNDLAGKTGTTNEQRDAWFSGFNADLTATVWVGFDEFTRLGRGEVGGRAALPAWTDYMESVLTGRAEHSLSEPYGLVRVKIRPDTGELARAGESGWVQEIFRQGNAPEAALDEQVPSFFNDTGDGDAEDEPIF
- a CDS encoding pilus assembly protein PilP — translated: MWRTLITLAPLGAILLLGGCVNRDMSDLQRYTQSIKGRPGGRIEPLPEIKSYESFEYSATKLRSPFKPDTELAQRAPAASDGPRPDPNRRKEYLESFSLDSLRMVGTLEIEGSYYGLVRDADGLVHQVLPGQYMGEYDGRVNAVTDAAIELTELVPNGIDGFIEREAAVALD